A single genomic interval of Metasolibacillus fluoroglycofenilyticus harbors:
- the aroQ gene encoding type II 3-dehydroquinate dehydratase: MKLLVLNGPNLNRLGKREPEIYGTETLADIEARLQSLAASFQCEIDFRQSNHEGQLIDWIHEAEDYKMAGIVFNPGAYTHTSVALRDAIASVSVPVIEVHISNIHKREPFRHHSMLAAECVGQICGLGTIGYDLAVRKFLQQ, encoded by the coding sequence GTGAAATTGCTCGTATTAAATGGACCAAATTTGAATCGTCTAGGCAAGCGCGAGCCTGAGATTTACGGAACGGAAACTTTAGCTGATATTGAGGCAAGATTGCAGTCACTGGCGGCAAGCTTTCAATGTGAAATTGATTTTCGTCAATCCAATCATGAAGGGCAGTTGATTGATTGGATTCATGAGGCTGAAGATTATAAAATGGCGGGCATTGTTTTCAACCCGGGAGCTTATACACATACAAGTGTTGCTTTACGCGATGCAATTGCATCTGTTAGTGTCCCTGTCATTGAAGTACATATTTCAAACATTCATAAGCGTGAGCCATTCCGCCATCATTCGATGCTAGCAGCTGAATGTGTCGGCCAAATTTGCGGTCTTGGCACAATCGGCTATGATTTAGCTGTACGCAAATTTTTACAACAATAA
- a CDS encoding M24 family metallopeptidase — MKLTKLRQALIDEKIDALLITNGYNRRYMTGFTGTAGVAIVSKDDAVFITDFRYTEQAAEQVKDFRIVQHSGLIVDEVANQAALMGVQTIGFEKEALTYSAYAQYKNAIKAEFVPTAGLIEKIRLIKTEQEINIIKAACEIADHAFTHILGYIEPGKTELDVSNELEFFMRKQGATSSSFDIIVASGVRSALPHGVATNKVIEKGDFVTLDFGALYNGYISDITRTIAVGQPSEKLVEMYNVVLESQLLALEKVGPGMTGIEADAVARDYLTAKGYGEAFGHSTGHGIGLEVHEGPGLSFRSETVLEPGMAVTIEPGVYLPGIGGVRIEDDILITATGNEKLTHSTKDLIIL, encoded by the coding sequence ATGAAATTAACAAAATTACGTCAAGCATTAATCGACGAAAAAATCGATGCCTTATTAATTACAAATGGCTATAACCGCCGCTATATGACAGGCTTTACGGGTACTGCAGGTGTAGCAATCGTGTCAAAAGACGATGCGGTATTTATAACGGATTTCCGTTATACTGAGCAAGCAGCAGAGCAAGTGAAAGATTTCCGCATTGTTCAACATAGTGGCTTAATTGTTGATGAAGTGGCGAATCAGGCTGCACTAATGGGCGTTCAAACGATTGGATTTGAAAAAGAGGCGCTTACATATAGCGCATACGCACAGTACAAAAATGCAATTAAAGCAGAATTTGTACCAACTGCGGGTTTAATTGAAAAAATTCGCTTGATTAAGACAGAGCAAGAGATTAATATTATTAAGGCTGCATGTGAAATTGCAGATCATGCATTTACACATATTTTAGGCTATATTGAGCCGGGGAAAACAGAGCTTGATGTGTCGAATGAGCTTGAATTTTTCATGCGTAAGCAAGGTGCGACAAGCTCGTCATTTGATATTATCGTAGCAAGTGGTGTGCGCTCCGCATTGCCACATGGTGTTGCGACAAACAAAGTAATCGAAAAGGGCGATTTTGTCACACTTGACTTCGGTGCACTATACAATGGCTATATTTCTGATATTACACGTACAATCGCAGTAGGGCAGCCATCCGAAAAGCTTGTAGAAATGTATAATGTCGTATTAGAATCACAGCTACTTGCTTTAGAAAAAGTAGGACCAGGTATGACAGGTATCGAGGCGGATGCAGTAGCACGGGATTATTTAACAGCAAAGGGCTACGGTGAGGCATTTGGTCATTCCACAGGGCATGGAATCGGTTTAGAAGTGCATGAGGGGCCGGGGCTATCGTTCCGTTCAGAAACAGTGTTAGAGCCGGGAATGGCTGTTACAATTGAGCCAGGTGTCTATTTACCTGGAATTGGTGGCGTACGTATCGAGGACGATATACTAATTACGGCAACAGGTAATGAAAAATTAACTCATTCTACAAAAGATTTAATTATTTTATAA
- the efp gene encoding elongation factor P, translating to MISVNDFRTGLTIIVDGQLYRVLDFQHVKPGKGAAFVRSKLRNLRNGNVNEKTFRAGEKVEKAMIDNRKMQYLYAQGDAHVFMDMESYEQTELAATQIEDELFYLLENMEVHIQSYQGEMLGIELPNTVVLEVAETEPGIKGDTASGGSKPAKMETGLMVNVPFFVNAGDKLIINTTDGSYVSRA from the coding sequence ATGATTTCAGTAAACGATTTTCGCACAGGCCTAACAATTATCGTTGATGGCCAATTATACCGTGTTCTGGATTTCCAACACGTAAAGCCAGGTAAAGGTGCTGCATTTGTGCGTTCAAAACTACGTAACCTTCGTAACGGTAACGTCAACGAGAAAACGTTCCGTGCGGGTGAAAAAGTAGAGAAAGCGATGATTGATAATCGCAAAATGCAATATTTATATGCGCAAGGGGATGCTCATGTATTTATGGATATGGAATCATATGAGCAAACTGAATTAGCAGCAACGCAAATTGAGGATGAGTTATTTTATTTATTGGAAAATATGGAAGTTCACATTCAATCATACCAAGGCGAAATGCTAGGGATTGAATTACCGAATACTGTTGTATTAGAAGTTGCTGAAACAGAGCCTGGTATTAAAGGCGATACAGCTTCAGGTGGCTCAAAGCCAGCTAAAATGGAGACAGGTTTAATGGTAAACGTACCATTCTTCGTTAATGCTGGTGATAAATTAATTATCAACACAACTGATGGCTCGTATGTTTCACGTGCATAA
- a CDS encoding NAD(P)H-dependent flavin oxidoreductase → MLQQFQINKPIIQAPMAGVTTPQLVIASCEAGILGSIGAGYLDGAATREFIQAVKKGTNKPFAVNLFVQEEPKIDVAVLQEARVALQPIYDELNIAPVQTVISKDVYSEQLQVVIDEQVPICSFTFGIPSATEIERLKAANIYIIGTATTLQEAQAVEAAGFDAVVLQGSEAGGHRGTFTEPLQLITTEELLVQVIGQVAIPVIAAGGIATASQVKNALAQGATAVQVGTAFLVAIESEVSPLYKQAILQSEHDMTTLTKAFTGKFARGLKNDFTERLKDAVVAPYPLQHHLTVAIRKESTVQGRPEFLSLWMGENSHLAKEATVADIVEELLK, encoded by the coding sequence ATGTTACAGCAATTTCAAATTAATAAACCAATTATTCAAGCACCAATGGCTGGTGTAACAACGCCGCAGCTTGTAATCGCTAGCTGTGAGGCAGGCATATTAGGCTCGATTGGTGCAGGCTATTTAGATGGTGCTGCAACAAGAGAATTTATTCAAGCTGTAAAAAAGGGGACTAATAAGCCTTTCGCTGTAAATTTATTTGTACAAGAAGAGCCGAAAATAGATGTTGCGGTGTTACAGGAGGCACGTGTAGCATTGCAGCCAATATATGATGAACTAAATATTGCCCCTGTACAAACAGTTATTTCGAAGGATGTGTACTCAGAGCAATTGCAAGTTGTCATTGATGAACAAGTGCCGATTTGTTCATTTACATTCGGTATCCCGAGCGCTACGGAAATTGAGCGTTTAAAGGCAGCGAATATTTACATAATTGGTACGGCAACTACGCTACAGGAGGCGCAGGCTGTGGAAGCGGCTGGATTTGATGCAGTCGTACTACAGGGTAGCGAGGCTGGCGGTCACCGAGGTACTTTTACAGAGCCTTTGCAATTAATTACGACTGAAGAATTATTGGTACAAGTAATAGGTCAAGTGGCAATCCCTGTCATTGCAGCAGGTGGAATCGCAACAGCTAGTCAAGTAAAAAATGCCTTGGCACAAGGCGCTACGGCAGTGCAAGTAGGAACCGCTTTTTTAGTAGCAATTGAAAGTGAAGTTTCACCATTATATAAACAAGCTATTTTACAATCAGAACATGACATGACAACATTAACGAAAGCATTTACAGGAAAGTTTGCGCGCGGCTTAAAAAATGATTTCACAGAGCGCTTGAAGGACGCCGTCGTTGCCCCATATCCTTTACAGCATCATTTAACAGTAGCAATTCGCAAAGAAAGCACTGTACAGGGACGCCCTGAATTTTTATCGCTATGGATGGGAGAAAATAGCCATTTAGCGAAGGAAGCAACGGTTGCGGATATTGTGGAGGAGCTACTTAAATAA
- a CDS encoding stage III sporulation protein AC — translation MELQDVLRVAGVGLVIALLHVFFEQTGKKEFSFFLFFIAYLYMTAELIRFLRLFFNEILIFFQWLTSSG, via the coding sequence TTGGAGCTTCAAGATGTACTTCGTGTTGCAGGGGTAGGGCTTGTGATTGCCTTGCTGCATGTATTTTTTGAGCAGACAGGAAAAAAGGAGTTTTCATTTTTTCTATTTTTTATTGCTTATTTGTATATGACAGCAGAGCTCATTCGTTTTTTACGTTTGTTTTTCAATGAAATACTTATTTTCTTTCAATGGCTTACTTCTTCGGGGTGA
- a CDS encoding stage III sporulation protein AE encodes MDTLINVFREPISNIIFLIAVVSLYTLVFLIIEAFAPSAKSWLESLFIILLVLTIGELVIEAFRIMREFAEILSAFFLALIPVLTSAMIVLQSILAFVAWSPLVLFLLQMLMHITNKVMIPALLAALLFDFCSRFVQGISFKKLADLLRMTSMSLIAASSLALSLILTISGVAFFAVDSSVTTPLKKVVEQAIPLVGSIVVQGFSMFQKFQGTATTITGFTMISAFSVASFYPAGTLLLYAFSCKLLAAITEPFTSSNVSGLIDDIGNTLFVLCAIAILLAITFIFIWLLLFVIMQLGVGKNL; translated from the coding sequence ATGGACACGCTTATCAACGTCTTTCGTGAACCAATTTCAAATATTATATTCCTCATTGCAGTTGTCTCATTATACACATTAGTTTTTTTAATTATCGAAGCATTTGCACCTAGTGCAAAATCATGGCTAGAATCTTTATTTATTATTTTGCTTGTTTTGACAATAGGGGAGCTTGTCATAGAAGCTTTTCGAATCATGCGAGAGTTTGCCGAAATTTTATCTGCCTTTTTTTTAGCACTTATTCCCGTACTGACATCCGCAATGATTGTTCTTCAATCCATTTTAGCATTTGTTGCTTGGAGTCCGCTCGTCCTATTTTTATTGCAAATGCTTATGCATATTACGAATAAAGTGATGATCCCTGCGCTACTCGCTGCACTGTTATTTGACTTTTGCAGTCGTTTTGTACAAGGTATTTCTTTTAAAAAGCTAGCTGATTTGTTACGTATGACGTCGATGAGCTTAATTGCAGCATCATCATTAGCACTTTCACTCATCCTAACGATTTCTGGAGTCGCTTTCTTTGCGGTCGATTCTTCTGTCACAACCCCGTTAAAAAAGGTGGTAGAGCAAGCGATTCCCTTAGTAGGGTCAATCGTTGTGCAAGGCTTTTCAATGTTTCAAAAATTTCAAGGAACAGCGACAACAATTACTGGCTTTACAATGATTAGCGCTTTTTCAGTTGCCTCCTTTTATCCAGCAGGCACACTTTTGTTATATGCATTTAGCTGTAAATTGCTTGCCGCAATTACAGAGCCATTTACGAGTTCCAATGTCAGCGGTCTCATTGATGATATAGGAAATACACTATTTGTTTTATGCGCTATTGCGATATTGCTAGCTATTACTTTTATTTTCATTTGGTTATTATTATTTGTCATTATGCAGTTAGGGGTGGGCAAAAATTTGTGA
- a CDS encoding SpoIIIAH-like family protein, with product MKVKRRTVWFLTLFSLAAVIAVYYVFENDRNLNLMAIFSDSTMQETTLTGLQEETRAVQSESYLFEQMRMEVDHERSQLREQYTQKIASDQYTAEEKNEAYNEMNALIKQESAEAMLEMLIKSLGYSDAFVRVEDEKVAVTVMSDEISKEEANEIIYIVMSEQGEGVQVTVNVQSNYY from the coding sequence ATGAAGGTAAAGCGTAGAACAGTTTGGTTTTTAACACTTTTTAGTTTAGCGGCAGTTATTGCTGTTTATTATGTATTTGAAAATGATAGAAATCTAAATTTGATGGCGATTTTCTCAGATAGCACAATGCAGGAAACGACATTAACTGGTTTACAAGAAGAAACGAGAGCGGTACAATCTGAAAGCTATTTATTTGAGCAAATGCGGATGGAAGTAGACCATGAGCGCAGTCAATTACGAGAGCAATACACGCAGAAAATTGCCTCAGATCAATATACGGCAGAGGAAAAAAATGAAGCATATAATGAAATGAATGCATTAATCAAGCAGGAATCGGCTGAGGCAATGCTTGAAATGCTAATAAAATCATTAGGCTACTCTGATGCTTTCGTTCGTGTAGAGGATGAGAAAGTAGCAGTAACCGTCATGTCAGATGAAATTTCCAAAGAGGAAGCGAATGAGATTATTTATATCGTCATGTCTGAGCAAGGTGAAGGCGTACAAGTAACAGTAAACGTGCAATCAAATTATTATTGA
- the accB gene encoding acetyl-CoA carboxylase biotin carboxyl carrier protein, translating into MFKIQEIREIIKLVDASSIDEFVYEENGAKVKLKKKGNVTEVIAPKEVVAAVAPAAPVVEAAPAPVATPAASAPVEKAPVKEDTELHKITSPMVGTFYQAPNPEAAPYVKVGDKVGEESIVCIVEAMKLFNEIEAEVKGEIVEILVKDGQLVEYGQPLFLVKAE; encoded by the coding sequence ATGTTCAAAATTCAAGAGATTCGCGAAATTATTAAACTAGTAGATGCTTCATCAATTGACGAGTTCGTATATGAAGAAAACGGAGCAAAAGTAAAACTAAAGAAAAAAGGCAATGTAACAGAAGTTATCGCACCGAAAGAAGTAGTTGCAGCTGTAGCACCAGCAGCACCAGTTGTAGAGGCGGCACCAGCACCTGTAGCAACTCCAGCAGCATCAGCGCCTGTTGAAAAAGCACCTGTAAAGGAAGATACTGAGCTACACAAAATTACTTCACCGATGGTTGGTACGTTCTATCAAGCGCCAAATCCAGAAGCAGCGCCATATGTAAAAGTAGGGGATAAAGTAGGCGAAGAGTCAATCGTATGTATCGTTGAAGCGATGAAATTATTCAACGAAATCGAAGCTGAAGTGAAGGGCGAAATTGTTGAAATTCTTGTAAAAGATGGCCAGTTAGTTGAATATGGTCAACCATTGTTCTTAGTAAAAGCTGAATAA
- the accC gene encoding acetyl-CoA carboxylase biotin carboxylase subunit: MKKVLIANRGEIAVRIIRACKELGIETVAVYSEADAEALHVKLADEAYCIGPRLSKDSYLSFPAILGVAQKTGADGIHPGYGFVAENADFAEACENAGIKFIGPSSDSIKIMGIKDVARATMEKADVPLVPGTGIVPDIETGKEWAAKIGYPVIIKATAGGGGKGIRVARTEEELVKGIDITQKEAAAAFGNPGVYLEKFIEYFRHCEIQVLADGHGNVVHLGERDCTVQRRMQKLVEEAPSPALSEERRAEMGEAAVKAAKACNYEGAGTIEFIYDYQADKFYFMEMNTRIQVEHPVTEMITGVDLVQQQLKIAAGEKLPFKQEDIKINGWSIECRINAENAYKNFMPSAGKVTDYLAPGGYGVRVDSAVYPGYTIPPYYDSMVAKLIVHADTREEAIAKMNRALSEFMVEGVHTTIPFHQALMNNDVFKSAKFNTKFLEENDVLGVAEKAK, translated from the coding sequence ATGAAAAAAGTATTAATTGCCAATCGTGGCGAAATTGCAGTGCGTATTATTCGTGCATGTAAAGAGTTAGGTATTGAAACAGTTGCGGTTTATTCTGAGGCTGACGCAGAGGCGTTACATGTGAAGCTAGCGGACGAAGCATATTGCATTGGTCCACGTTTATCTAAAGATTCTTATTTGAGCTTCCCGGCAATACTTGGCGTAGCGCAAAAAACAGGTGCAGATGGCATCCATCCAGGCTACGGCTTCGTAGCGGAAAATGCCGATTTCGCAGAAGCATGTGAAAATGCAGGCATTAAATTTATTGGTCCATCTTCTGATTCAATTAAAATTATGGGTATTAAAGATGTGGCACGTGCAACGATGGAGAAGGCTGATGTACCACTTGTACCGGGAACAGGTATCGTACCAGATATCGAAACAGGTAAGGAATGGGCTGCTAAAATCGGCTATCCTGTTATTATTAAAGCAACAGCAGGTGGTGGCGGTAAAGGTATTCGCGTCGCTCGCACAGAGGAAGAGCTTGTAAAAGGAATTGATATTACACAAAAAGAGGCTGCTGCAGCATTCGGCAACCCAGGTGTTTATTTAGAGAAATTTATTGAATATTTCCGCCACTGTGAAATTCAAGTGTTAGCGGACGGACATGGCAACGTGGTGCACTTAGGCGAGCGTGATTGCACTGTGCAACGCCGCATGCAAAAACTAGTAGAAGAAGCGCCATCACCAGCATTATCTGAGGAACGCCGCGCAGAAATGGGTGAAGCAGCGGTCAAAGCAGCAAAAGCATGTAACTATGAGGGCGCAGGCACAATCGAATTTATTTACGATTACCAAGCAGATAAATTCTATTTCATGGAAATGAACACGCGTATTCAAGTAGAGCACCCAGTAACAGAAATGATTACAGGTGTTGACCTTGTTCAACAACAACTAAAAATTGCCGCTGGTGAGAAATTGCCGTTCAAACAAGAGGATATCAAAATTAATGGTTGGTCAATTGAATGCCGTATCAATGCTGAAAACGCATACAAAAACTTTATGCCATCTGCCGGTAAAGTAACAGACTATTTAGCACCAGGCGGCTACGGTGTACGCGTAGACTCAGCTGTTTACCCAGGCTACACAATTCCACCATACTACGATTCAATGGTAGCAAAACTAATCGTTCACGCGGATACTCGTGAGGAAGCAATCGCTAAAATGAATCGCGCATTAAGCGAGTTCATGGTAGAAGGTGTTCATACAACAATCCCATTCCACCAAGCTTTGATGAACAACGATGTTTTCAAATCAGCGAAATTCAACACGAAGTTCTTGGAAGAGAATGATGTGTTGGGTGTGGCTGAGAAGGCGAAGTAA
- a CDS encoding Asp23/Gls24 family envelope stress response protein has translation MAEKQPTSFVQPTPTGKEELGQIEVAPEVIEVIAGIAATEVEGVAATRGNFASGVVEKFGKKVHSKGIKSAMSEDGRIVIDVFCSVKYGFTVPKVAKDIQASIRQAIFNMTAIETSEVNVHITAIQFDNASANKA, from the coding sequence ATGGCTGAAAAACAACCAACATCATTTGTACAACCAACGCCGACAGGAAAAGAAGAGCTAGGGCAAATTGAGGTAGCACCTGAGGTAATTGAGGTAATTGCGGGTATTGCTGCAACAGAGGTAGAAGGTGTAGCTGCGACGCGCGGAAATTTTGCATCGGGTGTGGTAGAAAAATTCGGTAAAAAAGTGCATTCAAAAGGTATCAAATCTGCGATGTCGGAGGATGGGCGTATTGTTATTGATGTATTTTGCTCAGTGAAATATGGCTTTACAGTACCTAAAGTAGCTAAAGATATTCAAGCATCAATTCGCCAAGCGATTTTTAATATGACAGCAATTGAGACGAGCGAAGTGAATGTGCATATTACAGCAATCCAATTTGATAATGCTAGTGCAAATAAGGCTTAA
- a CDS encoding SDR family oxidoreductase, translated as MKLQGKVAIVTGAASGMGLAIAESYAKEGAKVVVSDLNLAGAEEVVAQIKAVGGEAFAINTDVTSEEDLQRLFDKTIETYGQLDILVNNAGIMDGMEPVGEVVNERWAKVFAVNTTAVMQAMRLATDIFLKQGHGVFVNNISAGGLYGARAGAAYTASKHAVVGLTKNTAFMYADKNIRCNGIAPGGVATNIASSMTSVSQTGMQRQQLGMAINPRIGQPSEIAALAVFLGSDDASFINGQVIAADGGWTAY; from the coding sequence ATGAAATTACAAGGAAAAGTAGCAATCGTTACAGGGGCAGCATCAGGCATGGGTTTAGCAATTGCTGAGAGCTATGCGAAGGAAGGCGCAAAGGTAGTCGTTTCTGACTTGAATTTGGCAGGTGCTGAAGAAGTCGTAGCACAAATTAAAGCGGTGGGCGGCGAAGCTTTTGCGATTAATACAGATGTCACTTCTGAAGAAGATTTACAACGCTTATTCGATAAAACAATAGAAACATACGGTCAGCTTGATATTTTAGTCAACAATGCCGGCATTATGGATGGAATGGAGCCTGTTGGTGAGGTCGTAAATGAACGTTGGGCAAAAGTATTCGCTGTCAACACGACAGCGGTTATGCAGGCGATGCGACTTGCAACTGACATTTTCCTCAAGCAAGGTCACGGGGTATTTGTGAATAATATTTCAGCGGGGGGCTTATACGGGGCACGTGCAGGGGCAGCATACACTGCTTCTAAGCACGCAGTAGTCGGGCTTACAAAAAATACAGCCTTTATGTATGCCGACAAAAACATTCGCTGCAACGGCATCGCACCAGGAGGTGTAGCAACAAATATCGCTTCTTCCATGACGAGTGTTAGCCAAACAGGTATGCAGCGTCAACAGCTTGGTATGGCTATTAACCCTCGCATTGGCCAACCTTCAGAAATCGCTGCATTAGCCGTATTTTTAGGCTCTGACGATGCAAGCTTTATCAATGGTCAAGTCATCGCAGCAGACGGCGGCTGGACAGCTTATTAA
- a CDS encoding TetR/AcrR family transcriptional regulator yields MSVDLRIIKTKERLHESLIALLKEMPLEKIKISVLCQRAQINRGTFYLHYESVDALFADFFEQIIADLREAYLEPLRTKSQLKIKELDPKTVRIFHHIKKYESFYRIVFSKNVPLAYYYMLLEQITLNLQQSTNVSSYDEALREYFVTYQANAIIGLALKWAQRDFQETAEELSEILVKILRSKSE; encoded by the coding sequence ATGTCAGTGGATTTGCGAATTATTAAAACGAAAGAGCGGCTGCATGAATCATTAATCGCATTATTAAAAGAAATGCCACTTGAGAAAATAAAAATATCGGTGCTTTGCCAAAGAGCACAAATTAATCGTGGGACATTTTATTTGCACTATGAAAGTGTAGATGCTCTTTTTGCTGATTTTTTTGAGCAAATCATTGCCGATTTGCGCGAAGCTTATTTAGAGCCGTTGCGTACAAAATCACAGTTGAAAATAAAAGAGCTTGACCCGAAAACGGTTCGCATTTTTCATCATATTAAAAAATATGAAAGCTTTTATCGAATCGTATTTTCTAAAAATGTGCCACTAGCTTATTATTATATGCTGCTAGAGCAAATTACATTAAATTTGCAGCAAAGCACGAACGTTTCTAGCTATGATGAGGCGCTGCGTGAATATTTCGTTACATATCAAGCAAATGCCATTATAGGCTTAGCATTAAAGTGGGCACAGCGTGATTTTCAGGAAACGGCTGAGGAATTAAGCGAGATTCTCGTAAAAATTTTACGCAGTAAAAGTGAGTAA
- a CDS encoding RNA polymerase sigma factor, protein MLRIEEHYDTYSEEIFQFIYFLVGHKETAEDLTQDTFVKALKSSITFRGDANIKTWLVTIARNTVYDYYRRKRLIQFIPFIVNYEGTEETYTPEAWLLKQAADAELYAALGQLKLAYRECIVLRKIEGYSIKETAKILRCSETQVRNRTERGMKALQKLLGGEIDEIR, encoded by the coding sequence ATGCTTCGTATTGAGGAGCACTACGATACATATAGCGAGGAAATATTTCAATTTATTTATTTTTTAGTTGGCCATAAGGAAACCGCTGAAGATTTGACACAGGATACATTTGTTAAAGCATTGAAAAGTAGCATCACCTTTCGCGGGGATGCCAATATTAAAACATGGCTTGTTACCATTGCGCGTAATACCGTTTACGATTACTATAGGCGCAAACGTTTGATTCAGTTTATTCCGTTTATTGTAAACTATGAAGGAACCGAGGAAACATATACACCGGAGGCTTGGTTGCTGAAGCAAGCGGCTGATGCCGAGCTATATGCTGCACTAGGGCAATTAAAATTAGCGTATAGGGAATGCATTGTTCTACGGAAAATTGAAGGTTACTCCATCAAAGAAACAGCAAAAATTTTAAGATGCAGTGAAACACAAGTGCGCAATCGGACAGAGCGCGGCATGAAGGCATTACAAAAGCTGCTTGGGGGTGAAATAGATGAAATTAGATGA
- a CDS encoding carboxypeptidase M32, whose translation MTVEQQFVDYVKKMQNYGEALSVIYWDMRTGAPKKGLAQRAEVVGTLSAELFALQTAEELGNMLAELEAKQNELDFVTKRLFEEVKKDYDESKKIPAAEYKEYVILQAKAENAWEEAKAKSDFSLFLPHLKDIVAYQKKFIGYWGIKNGSAYNTLLDKYEPDMTTDILDKVFGELRETIVPLVQAIQASPNKPDTAMLFKHFPKEGQRAASLELLEKLGYDFDAGRLDETVHPFMIGLNSGDIRVTTKYDENDFRSAVFGTIHECGHALYEQNIDPKLMGLPLASGTSMGIHESQSLFYENFVGRNVDFWKRHFEVLQKHSPAQFGDVAVEDFLAAINFVEPSLIRIEADELTYPLHIMIRYEIERELFNGDLQVEDLPQVWNDKYEEYLGVRPANDAEGVLQDTHWSGGSFGYFPSYALGYMYAAQWKHAMDKDIPNFNELCGKGELLPIREWLTDKVHQYGALKKPFELLYEATGEGLNAQYLADYLKEKYTKLYQL comes from the coding sequence ATGACAGTTGAACAACAATTTGTAGATTATGTGAAGAAAATGCAAAACTATGGTGAGGCGTTGTCTGTAATTTATTGGGATATGCGCACAGGTGCACCGAAAAAGGGGTTAGCGCAGCGAGCAGAGGTTGTCGGGACATTATCTGCGGAGCTATTTGCATTGCAAACAGCAGAAGAGCTAGGCAATATGCTTGCAGAGCTCGAAGCAAAGCAAAATGAGCTTGATTTTGTGACAAAGCGTTTGTTTGAAGAAGTGAAAAAAGATTACGATGAATCTAAGAAAATTCCTGCTGCTGAGTATAAGGAATATGTGATTTTGCAGGCGAAGGCAGAAAATGCATGGGAAGAGGCAAAAGCAAAATCTGATTTCTCTTTATTCTTACCACATTTAAAAGACATTGTAGCTTATCAAAAGAAATTTATTGGCTATTGGGGCATTAAAAATGGCTCAGCTTACAACACATTGCTAGATAAATATGAGCCAGACATGACGACAGATATTTTAGACAAAGTGTTTGGTGAGCTACGCGAAACGATTGTGCCTTTAGTTCAGGCGATTCAAGCATCTCCAAATAAACCAGATACAGCGATGCTCTTTAAGCACTTCCCGAAAGAGGGGCAACGTGCAGCATCATTAGAATTATTGGAAAAGCTAGGCTATGATTTTGATGCAGGGCGCTTAGATGAAACGGTGCATCCATTTATGATTGGTCTGAATAGTGGTGATATTCGTGTGACAACAAAGTATGATGAAAATGATTTCCGCTCTGCTGTTTTTGGAACAATTCATGAATGTGGTCATGCTTTATACGAGCAAAATATTGATCCAAAACTAATGGGCTTACCACTCGCTAGCGGTACGTCAATGGGGATACATGAATCACAATCGCTATTTTATGAAAATTTCGTAGGACGCAATGTAGACTTCTGGAAGCGTCATTTTGAAGTGCTACAAAAGCATTCACCAGCTCAATTTGGCGATGTAGCAGTAGAAGATTTCTTAGCGGCAATTAATTTTGTAGAGCCTTCATTAATTCGTATTGAAGCAGACGAGCTAACATATCCATTGCATATTATGATTCGCTATGAAATCGAGCGAGAGCTATTTAACGGCGATTTGCAAGTGGAAGATTTACCACAAGTATGGAACGATAAGTACGAGGAATATTTAGGTGTTCGCCCAGCAAATGATGCAGAAGGTGTGTTACAGGATACACATTGGAGCGGCGGCAGCTTTGGTTACTTCCCATCCTATGCATTAGGCTATATGTACGCTGCTCAATGGAAGCATGCGATGGATAAGGATATACCAAACTTTAATGAGCTATGCGGGAAAGGCGAGCTATTACCAATCCGTGAATGGTTAACAGACAAGGTGCATCAATATGGTGCGCTGAAAAAGCCTTTTGAGCTATTATATGAAGCGACAGGTGAAGGCTTAAATGCACAATATTTAGCAGATTATTTAAAAGAAAAATATACAAAGCTTTACCAGCTATAA